DNA sequence from the Desulfobaccales bacterium genome:
ATATTTATCCCGGGACCAGGGTGGCACGACCCCGGCACAGACTCGACCAGGACACGCAAGCACGCGGGTCCAGGCCGGGTATACGGTGAGGCTACCTCGCAATGGCCCGGCACGTGTCCGGCGTTTTCCCAGCCCAACCGGCCCGCGGCTGGCCATTTTTCCTATTTTTTTGCTCCTGTAGACCGATATAAACAGGTAAAAAGACGCTCTACACCCCTTCAAATTCTCCACCCGGGGGGAAGCCTGCGAGAAGAATTCCTTGAACTATCGTTATGTTAGGGGGAGTAGTGTGGCAAGTGCCTGCCTTGCCGCCTGGGACTCAAGCGCATGCAGAAGTTCTTATACCAAGTTGCGCTCATACAGGTAATTTTGTTTTTGTAGGGGCGGACCTATGTGTCCGCCCTCATGGTGGCCGCACATGCAGGTACGATCCTACAAAACCGAAGCTATTTTTACTTCTATGGACGCAACTTGGTATTAAACAATTTCGCCCAGGGAAAGGGAAAGCCCGTGCCCCAAATCAACCAAAATCCCATGTTTCGTTTCCTGATGGTGCTTACCATCAGCTCCACAGTTGGAGGAAGGTTAAAAAAGCTTGGGGATTGGGCAAAGTGGACAGGGAGATGGACGAACTTAGCCATACTTGCCCGTGATATAGTCCTCCGTTCGGGAATCCCGGGGGCGGGTGAATATCTGTGCGGTGGTGCCGAACTCGATGAGTTCCCCCAGGTACATGAAACCCGACATGTCGGAGGCCCGGGCCGCCTGCTGCATGTTGTGGGTAACGATGATAATAGTGTAGTTCCGGGCCAACTCCCGCATCAGTTCTTCAATGCGCAGCGTGGCCATAGGGTCGAGGGCGGAACAGGGTTCGTCCATAAGCAGGATTTCGGACTCCACCGCCAGCACCCGGGCAATGCACAAACGCTGTTGTTGTTCCTCAGTAAGTTCCAGGGCCGACACCTTCAGGCGGTCCTTGACTTCGTCCCACATCTCAACCGCAGTGAGGGAGCGCTCCAGGATTTCCTGCAACTCGGCTTTCCGGGGCTCACCGTGGAGGCGAGGTCCGTAGACCACATTGTCGTAAATGGACAAGGGAAACGGATTGGGCCGCTGGAAGACCATGCCCACCTTCTTGCGCAGCTGGGTGAGGACGACCTCGGGGCCAAAAATATCCTGGCCGTCAATGATGACCTGCCCGCTGATCCTTACCCCTTCGATGAGGTCGTTCATCCGGTTGAGCGTGCGCAGCAGAGTGGACTTGCCACAGCCCGAGGGGCCGATGAGCGCGGTGATGGTCTTTTTGGGGAACGCCGCGTCGATATCCTTCAGGGCATGAAAGGATTCATAGAAGAGATTGAGGCGCCGGAGTATGATAATGTCCGGAACTATTCGCGGGGTGTCATTATCCGAAGCGGCCGGAAATATAGTCATCAGTGCGTTGGTCGGCGGGCACGGTGAAGACCCGGTTGGTTTTCCCGATTTCGATGATATGGCTCATTAACAGAAACGCCACCCGGTCGGTGGCCCGGGCGATCTGTTTGGTGTTGTTGCTCACCAGGACGATAGTATAATCATTTTTCAATTCCAGCAAGGTCTCTTCGATTTTGGCAGTCGAAATCGGGTCCAGTCCGCTGGTGGGTTCATCCAAGAGGATCACTTCGGGCTCCATGGCCAGCGTGCGGGCCAGGCAGAGGCGCTGCTGCTGGCCGCCAGAAAGCTTTAAGGCCGAATCCCGAAGCCGGTCCTTGACTTCATCCCATAACTGCGCGGCCCTAAGGCTGGTCTCGGCCAGGTCGTTCAGCTCTCCCCGGCTTTTCTTCCCGGCCAACCGGGGCGCCAGGGTCAGGTTCTCATAAATGGAGCGCGGCAAGGGGGTCGGACGACTGAGCACCAACCCCACCCGCCGTCGCAACTGCACTACGTCATAGCCCGGCGCCAGGATATCCTCTTCGTCCAGCCAGGCCCCTCCCGTGACCCGGACGCCGGAGATGAGATCGCACATGCGGTTCAAAATCCGGAGCAGGGTGGACTTGCCGCTCTTGGAGGGACCCATGAGACCGAAAACCTCATTGGGCTGAATAGATAAAGTAACCCCATCCAAGGCCTGAAAATCGCCAAAGAAGAAAGACAGGTCCTCAAGGCGGATTTTATCGGAGGTTTCTTGAGTCATGGAATTTAGAGTAGCAATTGAATCACGAATAGCGCCGCATGAGCCGCTGCATCAGAGTATAAGCCACCACATTGATCACCAGAATGGAAATCACCAAAACCGCCGCGGTGCCATAGGCGTTGGGCATGGATATGCCCTCCCGGGCCAGAATATAAAAGTGCACCGCCATGGTGCGTCCCGAATCAAACAGCGACACCGGGGTGCGCAGGGCGGCGCCGGCGGTGAACAGGAGCACCGCGGTCTCCCCCAAAGACCTCCCGACACTGAGCATGATGCCGGTCGTGATCCCCGGCAAGGCGCTGGGCAGGACAATCCGGGTAACGGTCTGCCACTGGCTCATCCCCAGGGAAAGACAGGCGGTGCGGTAATCCTGGGGCACGGCCTTGATGGCCTCCTCAGACGTGCGGATGATGATGGGGAGCACCATAATGGCCAGAGTAAGGCCGCCGGAGAGCACCGACCAGCCGAACCCCAGCTTCAAGACAAACAACACGAAACCGAAAAGCCCCAGAATGATGGAAGGCACCCCTGCAAGGCATTCGGCTCCGAAGCGGATGATCCGGGTAGCCCAGCCCTCCCGGGTATACTCAGTAAGGTAAATGGCGGTTCCCACCCCGAGGGGAGAGGCCAGCAAAATGGCCAGCGCGGTGATATAGGCGGTAGCCACGATGGTGGGAAAGATGCCACCGGCCCGGCCCATATCTGTGGAGTCCTGAGAGAGGAACCCGGGGGTGACCTGGGGGAGCCCTTTTATGGAGATATCCACGATGATGAAGATCAGGATCAGCAGGGTGAAACCGGTAAAGGCCCAAAGCAGGGCTTTGACCAGACGCTGAGTGGTATGGGGGTCGAGTCGCACGAGTCTTATTCCGTTTTGCCTTTCAAATGCTTCAAACCAAATGGTTCAATCGTCACTGTCTCTTTAACCGAAAACTGAAAACCGCTTTCTTACCTATCTTCGCCGGGTAATTAAGGTGGCGCTCAAATTCAGGATCATGATGATGACGAATAAGACGATGCCGGTGGCAAATAGGGCCTCCCGATGGCGGCCCGCGGCGTAGCCCAGTTCCAGGGCGATATTACTGGTCAGAGTGCGCACCGGGTCCAGAACCGAAGTGGGGATTTGGAGGGCGTTGCCTGCCACCATGATCACCGCCATGGTCTCGCCGATGGCCCG
Encoded proteins:
- the pstA gene encoding phosphate ABC transporter permease PstA, coding for MRLDPHTTQRLVKALLWAFTGFTLLILIFIIVDISIKGLPQVTPGFLSQDSTDMGRAGGIFPTIVATAYITALAILLASPLGVGTAIYLTEYTREGWATRIIRFGAECLAGVPSIILGLFGFVLFVLKLGFGWSVLSGGLTLAIMVLPIIIRTSEEAIKAVPQDYRTACLSLGMSQWQTVTRIVLPSALPGITTGIMLSVGRSLGETAVLLFTAGAALRTPVSLFDSGRTMAVHFYILAREGISMPNAYGTAAVLVISILVINVVAYTLMQRLMRRYS
- the pstB gene encoding phosphate ABC transporter ATP-binding protein PstB, with the protein product MTIFPAASDNDTPRIVPDIIILRRLNLFYESFHALKDIDAAFPKKTITALIGPSGCGKSTLLRTLNRMNDLIEGVRISGQVIIDGQDIFGPEVVLTQLRKKVGMVFQRPNPFPLSIYDNVVYGPRLHGEPRKAELQEILERSLTAVEMWDEVKDRLKVSALELTEEQQQRLCIARVLAVESEILLMDEPCSALDPMATLRIEELMRELARNYTIIIVTHNMQQAARASDMSGFMYLGELIEFGTTAQIFTRPRDSRTEDYITGKYG
- a CDS encoding phosphate ABC transporter ATP-binding protein, encoding MTQETSDKIRLEDLSFFFGDFQALDGVTLSIQPNEVFGLMGPSKSGKSTLLRILNRMCDLISGVRVTGGAWLDEEDILAPGYDVVQLRRRVGLVLSRPTPLPRSIYENLTLAPRLAGKKSRGELNDLAETSLRAAQLWDEVKDRLRDSALKLSGGQQQRLCLARTLAMEPEVILLDEPTSGLDPISTAKIEETLLELKNDYTIVLVSNNTKQIARATDRVAFLLMSHIIEIGKTNRVFTVPADQRTDDYISGRFG